Proteins from a single region of Clupea harengus chromosome 5, Ch_v2.0.2, whole genome shotgun sequence:
- the LOC116220555 gene encoding uncharacterized protein LOC116220555 isoform X3 produces the protein MQPYLLSDRHILFSLSGKHKHQSSKGTLGRTRQKNHPDIMPAHNTVRTVNDTAGTFSMTTSTSLTVAPEVDKREDIFSEQDDANQYHVYNSISDPPSISNQGDPTYSTAWCRTTGALLSHSRT, from the exons ATGCAGCCTTATTTACTCTCTGATAGGCACatcttattttctctttcagGGAAACATAAACATCAGAG TTCAAAGGGTACTCTAGGCAGGACCAGACAGA agaaTCACCCAGACATTATGCCTGCACATAATACAGTTAGA ACTGTTAATGACACTGCTGGAACATTCTCCAtgaccacctccacctccctgaCTGTAGCTCCAG AGGTTGACAAAAGGGAAGACATTTTCTCTGAACAGGATGAT GCAAACCAGTATCATGTCTACAACTCTATATCTGACCCACCAAGTATCTCCAACCAGGGGGACCCCACATACAGTACAGCTTGGTGCAGGACCACAGGAGCCCTGTTGTCACACAGCAGGACATGA
- the LOC116220561 gene encoding uncharacterized protein LOC116220561 — protein MKVWGHVNPPSELPVECFYTVNPSGVILPSDLSSPVSVFVLDHLQKPMVSVAHDRTDMQFVIVCEIPKQSWNVTGCQLYTGHGENFYLTAKIQRASFCHFFVAKNDLFRRLQSVGSREVSCDYTVNTEPSSSSLSPRSDPHTIQGQFAQNIINLLLNTYYRHDSLCLSDVCFNTFCSVVLGSFVKQKSKNVKIVNQRLSCIYCELKVFLVTGYQPRTKNTPLTSSEAGLRSQSTSVNLKAATRGDAHTATVSPGSTLHFTSETTMDASVSPGSTLYLTSKTTIDASEYTVDASGK, from the exons ATGAAAGTCTGGGGACATGTAAACCCACCTTCAGAGCTTCCAGTGGAATGTTTCTACACTGTAAACCCGTCTGGTGTTATTCTTCCCTCtgatctctcttctcctgtttcagtgtttgtgctgg ATCATTTGCAGAAACCCATGGTAAGCGTGGCCCATGACCGAACTGACATGCAGTTCGTCATTGTTTGTGAAATACCCAAGCAGTCCTGGAATGTCACCGGATGCCAGCTTTATACTGGACATGGGGAGAACTTTTACTTAACAGCTAAAATACAGAGAGCATCATTCTGCCATTTTTTCGTGGCCAAAAATGATTTATTCAGACGTCTGCAGTCAGTggggagcagagaggtgagCTGTGATTATACAGTGAACACAGaaccttcatcttcatctctctctccacgcagTGACCCACACACCATTCAAGGTCAGTTTGCTCAaaatattattaatttattattaaATACATACTATAGACATGACTCCTTatgtctgtctgatgtctgtTTTAACACATTCTGTTCTGTTGTTCTTGGCAgttttgtaaaacaaaaaagcaaaaatgtaaaaatagtgAATCAGAGATTATCCTGCATTTATTGTGAATTGAAAGTATTTCTTGTAACAGGATACCAGCCCCGGACCAAAAATACTCCTTTAACATCATCAGAAGCAG GTTTAAGGTCTCAATCTACTTCAGTTAACCTCAAAGCTGCCACAAGAGGTGatgcacacactgccacag TCTCTCCGGGTTCAACCCTTCACTTTACATCAGAGACCACCATGGATGCTTCAG TCTCTCCGGGTTCAACCCTTTACCTTACTTCAAAGACCACCATTGATGCTTCAG
- the LOC116220555 gene encoding uncharacterized protein LOC116220555 isoform X1 has protein sequence MGKMASFTVFLPSFYLFWIITPYFLFAFTHVHGLPKPELFVSSSVILPTTTVHLSCVVPQDPVDQCIFMVGKTYTTSTSSCELTLTGEQIIVRGHVNPPSVLPVKCFYTVKGSGVNRPSDHSSPVSVLVLDNLQKPKVSVHHDRTNKLFDIVCEIPKQSWNVTGCQFYTGHGENLYPTAKIASGNCHLYSVDEDDLFRRLQSVGSGEVSCDYIVNTEPSSLSPRSDPYTIQGQYAQNIINVLLNTYY, from the exons ATGGGTAAAATGGCATCTTTCACAGTATTTCTGCCATCCTTTTACTTGTTTTGGATCATCACTCCTTACT TCCTGTTTGCATTCACTCATGTCCATG GACTCCCGAAACCTGAGCTGTTTGTATCCTCCTCAGTAATTTTGCCGACAACCACAGTCCATCTGAGTTGTGTAGTCCCTCAGGATCCAGTAGATCAGTGTATTTTCATGGTGGGAAAGACATACACCACCTCTACATCATCATGCGAGCTGACCCTCACAGGAGAACAAATTATAGTCCGGGGACATGTAAACCCACCTTCAGTGCTTCCAGTGAAATGTTTCTACACTGTAAAAGGGTCTGGTGTTAATCGTCCCTCTGATCACTCTTCTCCTGTTTCGGTGCTTGTGCTGG ATAATTTGCAGAAACCCAAGGTAAGCGTGCATCATGACCGAACAAATAAGCTGTTCGACATTGTTTGTGAAATACCCAAGCAGTCCTGGAATGTCACTGGATGCCAGTTTTATACTGGACATGGGGAGAACTTGTACCCGACAGCTAAAATAGCATCTGGAAACTGCCATTTGTATTCTGTGGACGAGGATGATTTATTCAGACGTCTGCAGTCAGTGGGGAGCGGAGAGGTGAGCTGTGATTATATAGTGAACACAgaaccttcatctctctctccacgcagTGACCCTTACACCATTCAAGGTCAGTATGCTCAAAATATTATTAATGTATTATTAAATACATACTATTGA